Proteins found in one Kangiella sediminilitoris genomic segment:
- a CDS encoding YchJ family protein, whose amino-acid sequence MSETQTLCPCGKQLDGTPAIYEECCQPFHLKQAIPEHPEALMRSRYSAYYLGLGQYIFDTHHASYRGNTTVDEFTASAKNTNWCGLEVIAASEEGDRGTVEFKACLIDKDKLHTLHEISNFIRENHRWYYTDGKFQPKTVQKINRNQACPCGSGLKAKRCCLS is encoded by the coding sequence GTGTCTGAGACTCAAACTTTATGCCCCTGTGGTAAACAACTGGACGGCACTCCGGCTATATATGAAGAGTGCTGTCAGCCTTTCCATTTAAAGCAGGCCATTCCTGAACATCCGGAAGCATTGATGCGTTCAAGATATAGCGCATACTATCTTGGTCTTGGGCAGTATATCTTCGATACTCATCACGCCAGTTATCGCGGCAACACCACAGTTGATGAGTTTACGGCCAGCGCTAAAAATACTAATTGGTGTGGTTTAGAGGTCATAGCTGCTTCGGAAGAAGGTGACAGGGGAACGGTTGAGTTTAAAGCCTGCCTTATCGATAAAGATAAACTCCATACCTTGCACGAAATATCTAATTTCATTCGAGAAAATCATCGCTGGTACTATACCGACGGTAAATTTCAGCCTAAAACAGTTCAAAAAATTAACCGCAATCAAGCTTGCCCGTGCGGTAGTGGTCTCAAAGCTAAGCGCTGTTGTTTGAGTTAA
- a CDS encoding SlyX family protein, with product MSTLESLQHQIDELQTKLAFQDDTIDQLNRIVTKQDEIIRLMQSKFSLIGDKIQDIEANLPNKPFNPNDEVPPHY from the coding sequence ATGAGTACACTGGAATCATTACAACATCAAATTGACGAGCTTCAAACGAAGCTTGCCTTTCAAGACGATACGATTGATCAATTGAATCGTATCGTCACTAAACAGGATGAAATTATTCGGCTAATGCAGTCTAAGTTTTCATTGATTGGCGATAAAATTCAGGATATTGAGGCTAATCTGCCGAACAAACCATTCAATCCAAATGATGAGGTTCCTCCTCATTACTAA
- a CDS encoding class II fumarate hydratase encodes MGEVKVPKEALYAAQTQRAVDNFNFSNLTLPEDFIRQVVTIKQVAAEVNHDLGLLSKTKFKAITKATNKLLSDDLIKPDNFPIDVFQTGSGTSTNMNVNEVVAHLASNSRTKVHPNDDVNMGQSSNDVIPTALAMMTTELLVRQLTPDLEKLIHAIKSKAKSLKSVVKTGRTHLMDAMPLTMEQELTGWAYQLEISLKAIKNVTPQAGELAQGGTAIGTGINSSAKFRTEFAKKVKSQTGLPLKKSGSTFASIAGQDSSVSVSGVLNTLATALMKISNDLRWMNSGPVSGLGEIKLKAIQPGSSIMPGKVNPVIPEAVTQAAAQIIGNHTSITVGAQSGNFQLNVMLPMIAYNLWQSLRLASSSLKHLVDTIKTFEPNTEALETLLSKNAILATALAPEVGYEKASEIVYKARKEERSILDVAVELTSLSKQKLESILDAKKLT; translated from the coding sequence ATGGGAGAAGTTAAAGTGCCGAAGGAGGCGCTTTATGCTGCACAAACCCAGCGAGCCGTCGACAACTTTAACTTTAGCAACTTAACTCTACCCGAAGATTTTATCCGACAGGTTGTGACCATTAAACAGGTTGCGGCGGAAGTAAACCACGACCTTGGTTTATTGAGTAAAACTAAATTTAAGGCCATAACGAAGGCAACTAATAAGTTACTGTCTGATGATCTGATTAAACCCGACAATTTTCCGATTGATGTTTTCCAGACCGGATCAGGTACCAGCACCAATATGAACGTGAATGAGGTGGTAGCCCACTTAGCATCTAATTCACGGACCAAGGTGCATCCCAATGATGATGTTAATATGGGACAAAGTAGCAATGACGTGATACCTACGGCTCTTGCTATGATGACTACTGAGCTACTGGTCAGGCAGCTGACTCCAGATCTGGAAAAGTTAATCCATGCGATTAAGTCGAAAGCCAAGTCCTTAAAGTCGGTGGTTAAAACTGGCCGTACCCATCTCATGGATGCTATGCCATTGACCATGGAGCAGGAATTGACAGGCTGGGCCTATCAACTTGAGATATCACTAAAAGCTATCAAAAACGTCACACCTCAGGCAGGAGAGCTAGCTCAGGGTGGTACTGCTATAGGTACAGGAATCAATAGCTCAGCTAAGTTTCGTACAGAGTTTGCAAAGAAAGTGAAATCTCAAACAGGGTTGCCATTGAAAAAAAGTGGAAGTACCTTCGCCAGTATCGCAGGACAGGACTCCAGTGTCAGTGTGTCTGGTGTCTTAAATACTTTGGCCACGGCCTTGATGAAAATCAGTAATGATCTTCGTTGGATGAATAGTGGTCCTGTAAGTGGTTTGGGGGAAATTAAGCTCAAGGCGATTCAGCCGGGTAGTAGCATTATGCCCGGTAAAGTTAACCCGGTGATCCCTGAGGCAGTGACGCAAGCTGCAGCACAGATCATAGGCAACCACACCAGTATTACAGTAGGTGCTCAGTCGGGAAATTTTCAGTTGAATGTGATGTTACCGATGATTGCCTATAATTTATGGCAGTCACTTCGGTTGGCGAGCAGTTCTCTGAAGCATCTGGTTGATACCATTAAAACCTTTGAGCCGAATACAGAAGCGTTGGAAACATTGCTTAGTAAAAATGCTATTTTAGCGACGGCACTGGCTCCTGAAGTGGGTTATGAAAAAGCTTCTGAAATAGTTTATAAAGCCAGAAAAGAAGAGCGCTCCATTTTGGACGTTGCTGTTGAATTAACATCACTGTCGAAACAAAAGCTCGAGTCCATACTTGATGCTAAAAAGCTAACCTAG
- a CDS encoding M14 family zinc carboxypeptidase — MVKINSGVVGVSLLLTSLFVNAEVLTYTENTNSSNELAIGYPVPEPIDSLTAVNGFRSYNSLHNQHQALAINNEEVRSSIIGQTHYNRDIYVYRFGDVDNQTVDGQAEPAFLINGGIHAREWQSPEVVTELMEQMVEGKNDQAMVQYLLENTNTVIVPVLNIDGFLQTQRYPNQVTQTPGTSSSSEPLQKFAQPRDGRMRRKNMPAVDEVLSTESDRLDGVDLNRNSEVFFGVQPDNSTPTSLIYGGASAFSEPETQALLEAAELGPRNRLRFYQDTHSFSRVLFVPQPENARRNAITNSLANKFQDATRVQGSDYFPVIDAVGSGIPTTADYFAFTDLVPAWTLEIEPPLGFTNVPDGGAFYGGTGASHSGFILPSGEIERVRDELAVAQFLMLYHQAGPAYVTNVKVTDTNGSEVYAASWQSSTGNRNLSVTTDTTLTAGQEYNLFVSFSKPMRVRNASGNIAQYPGQSVSLVPSITLTGNGGSGNFTRTIAVSSTDWLDQETDGFSFMRYKDDSFKTTFTIPSDIPVSSNNGTTNISISIDVQDFAGLSLDANPSTPVDWNNGAWTGYENGSGQLGDTGGDDSSYQIKVSNQGLTLSAPQSSGGGGSLGWLLLLILSAATLNRCFRR; from the coding sequence ATGGTTAAAATAAACTCAGGTGTTGTTGGTGTTTCACTCCTACTCACCTCATTATTCGTCAATGCTGAAGTCTTAACCTATACCGAAAATACAAACTCTAGTAATGAGTTAGCCATTGGATATCCGGTACCAGAACCAATAGATTCTCTAACCGCGGTAAACGGCTTCCGATCTTATAATAGCCTTCATAACCAGCACCAGGCTCTGGCCATAAACAACGAGGAAGTTAGAAGCAGTATTATCGGTCAGACCCACTATAACCGTGATATTTATGTTTATCGATTTGGAGATGTCGATAACCAGACCGTTGATGGTCAGGCTGAACCAGCCTTTTTAATTAATGGCGGGATTCATGCGCGAGAATGGCAGAGTCCAGAAGTGGTAACTGAGCTGATGGAGCAAATGGTCGAAGGTAAAAATGATCAAGCCATGGTGCAATATCTACTGGAAAATACTAATACAGTAATAGTCCCAGTTTTAAACATTGATGGTTTCTTACAGACTCAGCGTTACCCTAATCAGGTAACCCAAACACCGGGAACCAGTTCCAGTTCAGAGCCTTTACAGAAGTTTGCTCAGCCCAGAGATGGAAGAATGAGGCGTAAGAATATGCCCGCTGTGGATGAGGTGTTATCAACAGAGTCAGATCGCCTTGATGGGGTTGATCTCAATAGAAATAGCGAGGTGTTTTTTGGTGTGCAACCTGACAATAGTACACCAACCAGCTTAATTTATGGTGGAGCCTCAGCTTTTTCTGAACCAGAAACTCAGGCGTTATTAGAAGCTGCTGAATTAGGCCCAAGAAATAGACTTCGCTTTTATCAGGATACCCATTCGTTCTCAAGGGTTTTATTTGTACCGCAACCTGAAAATGCGCGTCGCAATGCAATTACTAATAGCCTGGCTAATAAATTTCAGGATGCCACCCGAGTGCAAGGTTCGGATTATTTTCCAGTCATAGATGCTGTAGGGAGCGGTATACCAACAACAGCAGATTATTTTGCATTTACTGATTTAGTTCCAGCGTGGACACTGGAGATTGAACCTCCTCTGGGATTTACTAATGTTCCAGATGGTGGCGCTTTTTATGGTGGTACCGGTGCGAGCCATTCAGGTTTTATTTTACCGTCCGGTGAAATAGAAAGAGTAAGAGATGAGCTGGCAGTAGCTCAGTTTCTAATGCTTTATCATCAAGCGGGACCAGCATATGTTACTAATGTGAAAGTGACAGATACTAATGGCTCCGAAGTTTACGCAGCCTCGTGGCAATCATCGACGGGAAATCGCAATTTATCAGTCACGACCGATACAACATTAACCGCTGGGCAGGAATACAATCTTTTTGTTAGTTTCAGCAAGCCGATGAGAGTAAGGAATGCTTCTGGTAATATTGCTCAGTATCCAGGACAGTCTGTGAGTTTAGTACCCTCTATTACTTTAACCGGAAATGGGGGGAGCGGTAACTTTACTCGTACTATAGCAGTTAGTAGCACTGATTGGCTGGATCAGGAAACCGATGGTTTTAGCTTTATGCGGTACAAAGATGATTCCTTTAAAACAACTTTCACCATTCCGTCAGACATACCGGTCAGTTCAAATAATGGAACAACGAATATCAGCATTAGCATTGATGTACAGGATTTCGCCGGCTTGTCTCTGGATGCTAACCCATCCACTCCGGTAGACTGGAATAATGGTGCCTGGACTGGCTATGAGAACGGTAGTGGGCAGCTGGGCGATACAGGTGGCGATGATAGCAGCTACCAAATCAAAGTATCAAATCAGGGTCTGACTCTTTCTGCGCCCCAGTCCAGTGGTGGCGGTGGTAGTCTTGGATGGCTGCTGCTATTGATACTTTCAGCTGCGACGTTAAATAGATGTTTTCGTCGTTAA
- a CDS encoding DMT family transporter gives MQFLMSTSVLYFLCVLIWGSTWFAIEYQLEGVAHEYSSFYRFALAAILLWLYCLFKKLSLKFSLIQHLWLILLGSCMFSMNYILIYDAQEYLSSAMASVIFSAVLIVNIINSRIFFKTPITLRVAIGSLLGLVGMVLIFWDELSHFNLENTAVYGLVLAIMAVLMASVGNLVSVQTQKYDLPVIQMNAYGMAYGAIVSLIIGLIQGKPITYNLSLSYNISLVYLSLFGSVFAFGCYLTLLRRIGVHKASYAVVLFPAVALIISTLFEDFEWTWSVALGILFIAAGNTFVINRKDLRKTKPTVQ, from the coding sequence ATGCAGTTCTTAATGTCGACGTCGGTACTCTATTTTTTATGTGTTTTGATCTGGGGTAGCACCTGGTTTGCCATCGAGTATCAGCTTGAAGGCGTTGCCCATGAATACTCTTCCTTCTACCGCTTTGCACTGGCCGCAATTCTGCTTTGGCTTTACTGTCTATTCAAAAAGTTGTCATTAAAATTCAGCCTCATTCAACACTTATGGCTGATCTTACTCGGTAGCTGTATGTTCAGCATGAACTACATCCTTATTTATGACGCACAGGAATACCTGAGTTCTGCAATGGCCTCTGTCATTTTTTCAGCCGTGCTTATCGTCAATATCATTAACTCCAGAATTTTCTTTAAAACACCTATCACTCTAAGAGTCGCGATTGGTTCCTTACTAGGTCTTGTCGGCATGGTTTTAATATTTTGGGACGAACTGAGCCACTTCAATTTAGAAAACACGGCAGTATACGGATTGGTGTTAGCAATTATGGCGGTATTGATGGCTTCTGTAGGCAACCTGGTCTCTGTTCAAACACAGAAATATGATTTGCCGGTGATTCAGATGAATGCTTACGGTATGGCCTATGGAGCTATCGTCAGTTTAATTATCGGCCTGATACAAGGTAAACCCATTACCTATAACCTATCTCTATCCTATAACATCAGCCTGGTCTATCTTTCGTTGTTTGGCTCAGTATTTGCTTTTGGCTGCTACCTGACTTTACTGCGGAGAATAGGTGTTCATAAGGCGTCCTATGCGGTAGTGCTTTTCCCCGCGGTAGCTTTGATTATTTCAACCTTATTCGAAGATTTTGAGTGGACCTGGTCGGTGGCTTTAGGAATTCTCTTTATTGCCGCGGGCAATACGTTTGTCATTAACCGAAAAGACTTACGGAAAACGAAACCCACAGTTCAATAA
- a CDS encoding BaiN/RdsA family NAD(P)/FAD-dependent oxidoreductase, translated as MQKVDVIIIGAGAAGLMCAISAGSRGRSVVVMDHANKVGKKILMSGGGRCNFTNYYAEPANYLSKNEHFCKSAMSRYTQWDFIGMVEKHGIPYHEKKLGQLFCDNKAKDIVNMLLEECSEVDADVRTHCSVEQIKKQDEGFLLITSQGKWQCQSLVIATGGLSIPTMGATGFGYDIARQFGLKVLDTTAGLVPFTLTPHLLEQFEGLSGTSADSIVSCNGQSFRENILWTHRGLSGPAILQISSYWRPGDSVGINLFPDIDLLEHLKERQQSNPKSHLNGVLSETLTKKLADRLCELWFVDFYKKPLAELSNEQMAAVAEQCQSWQLKPTGTEGYRTAEVTLGGIDTDEVSSKTFEAKKVQDLYFIGEVLDVTGHLGGYNFQWAWASGHACGQYV; from the coding sequence ATGCAAAAAGTAGATGTGATCATCATAGGCGCTGGTGCCGCGGGGTTAATGTGTGCGATTAGCGCGGGAAGCCGAGGCCGCTCGGTTGTGGTGATGGATCATGCCAATAAAGTCGGCAAGAAAATCCTGATGTCGGGTGGTGGGCGCTGTAATTTTACTAATTATTACGCTGAGCCTGCGAACTACCTCTCTAAAAATGAACACTTCTGTAAGTCAGCCATGAGTCGTTATACCCAGTGGGACTTCATTGGAATGGTTGAAAAACATGGTATTCCATATCACGAAAAGAAGCTGGGGCAGCTGTTTTGCGATAATAAAGCCAAAGACATTGTGAATATGCTATTGGAAGAATGTTCTGAGGTTGATGCCGATGTCCGGACGCATTGTTCCGTTGAGCAGATTAAGAAACAGGATGAGGGTTTTCTGTTAATTACTAGCCAGGGAAAATGGCAGTGTCAGTCACTCGTTATCGCAACAGGGGGGCTGTCGATACCTACTATGGGAGCCACAGGATTTGGTTATGATATTGCTCGACAGTTTGGACTGAAGGTTCTGGACACAACAGCAGGGCTAGTTCCTTTCACATTAACACCCCATTTACTGGAACAGTTCGAAGGACTTTCTGGTACTTCCGCTGACTCGATAGTTTCATGTAATGGTCAGTCATTTAGAGAAAATATCTTATGGACTCACCGCGGCTTAAGTGGGCCGGCGATTCTCCAGATATCCTCATACTGGAGACCGGGGGATTCGGTTGGGATTAATCTATTTCCCGATATCGACTTATTGGAGCATCTGAAAGAAAGGCAGCAATCTAATCCAAAAAGTCACCTTAATGGCGTTTTATCAGAGACACTGACTAAAAAACTGGCGGATAGACTTTGTGAGTTGTGGTTCGTTGATTTCTATAAGAAACCACTAGCTGAGCTTTCCAATGAGCAAATGGCAGCTGTTGCGGAGCAATGTCAAAGCTGGCAGTTAAAGCCTACCGGGACAGAAGGTTACCGTACTGCAGAGGTTACCCTTGGTGGGATTGATACAGATGAAGTTTCCTCCAAAACCTTTGAAGCAAAAAAAGTACAGGATCTGTATTTTATAGGTGAGGTATTGGATGTTACGGGACACCTTGGAGGATATAACTTCCAATGGGCCTGGGCCAGTGGCCATGCCTGTGGCCAATACGTATAA